A DNA window from Thermosynechococcaceae cyanobacterium Okahandja contains the following coding sequences:
- a CDS encoding sigma-70 family RNA polymerase sigma factor, producing the protein MTVATDTKPRAKVVDPDRPVIEQCLAGHPHGFRELYQRHQQRVRSLLFQLCGASALDDLVQEVFLRAWKGLRGLKHEAKFSTWLYRITWNVACDYRRQLATRKSRSQQYLHNSAPLTPGPDLGQLHYEDLVRRGLAQLSLDYRSVLVLHDLQGLPQKEIAEILRIPVGTVKSRLFRARGTLRTYFTNAGVSL; encoded by the coding sequence ATGACGGTTGCAACAGACACCAAACCACGTGCCAAGGTGGTTGACCCTGACCGCCCGGTGATTGAGCAGTGCTTAGCGGGACATCCCCATGGCTTTCGTGAGTTGTATCAACGGCATCAGCAGCGAGTGCGATCGCTACTGTTCCAGCTTTGTGGCGCAAGCGCCCTCGATGACTTAGTTCAAGAGGTTTTCCTCCGGGCTTGGAAAGGGCTGCGGGGTCTCAAGCACGAAGCTAAGTTTTCTACGTGGCTATACCGGATTACGTGGAATGTTGCTTGCGACTATCGCCGTCAGCTTGCAACCCGCAAATCCCGCTCTCAGCAGTACCTACACAATAGCGCCCCCCTCACCCCGGGGCCTGACTTGGGGCAATTGCACTATGAAGATTTAGTGCGGCGGGGTCTGGCTCAGCTTTCCCTAGACTACCGCAGTGTACTGGTACTACACGATTTACAAGGGCTGCCCCAGAAGGAAATCGCTGAAATTTTGCGCATTCCGGTGGGTACTGTAAAATCGCGTTTGTTTCGTGCTCGGGGTACCTTACGTACTTACTTTACGAATGCAGGAGTCAGCTTATGA
- a CDS encoding methyltransferase domain-containing protein, producing MRKIVKHYWSPQPAILDIVKQRAATSKIIVEVGPGVVPFELATEFIDWLPNKSLAQYKVHTLDLNYEPLPYKDKSIDFIYCRHVVEDMYNPFWLCQEMIRVAKAGYIETPSPICECAKGVDGGSPPYRGYIHHRYLVWQEQSSLIFVPKYPIIEYLDFSDVDPFLLDTLNMGFLHWNTYFFWTDHFEVQVLQHDKDFYLHENYKEVLLRAIEASYIANLELGVEYQLPLLGSEEMVS from the coding sequence ATGAGAAAGATTGTCAAGCACTACTGGTCTCCACAACCAGCCATTCTAGATATTGTTAAACAGCGAGCCGCAACATCTAAGATAATTGTCGAGGTTGGGCCTGGGGTAGTGCCTTTTGAGTTGGCCACGGAGTTTATTGATTGGCTACCTAATAAATCGTTAGCACAATACAAAGTTCATACCCTAGATCTTAACTACGAGCCGCTACCTTATAAAGATAAAAGCATCGATTTCATATACTGCCGCCACGTTGTAGAGGATATGTACAACCCCTTTTGGCTATGCCAAGAAATGATTCGAGTTGCCAAAGCAGGATATATTGAGACTCCTTCGCCTATTTGTGAGTGTGCAAAAGGAGTCGATGGAGGGTCACCACCCTACCGCGGATATATCCATCATCGTTACCTTGTCTGGCAAGAACAGTCAAGTTTAATATTTGTTCCAAAGTACCCAATTATTGAATATCTTGATTTCAGCGATGTTGATCCGTTCTTATTGGATACTCTGAACATGGGCTTTTTACACTGGAATACCTACTTTTTCTGGACTGACCATTTTGAAGTGCAAGTATTACAGCACGATAAAGATTTTTATCTCCACGAGAACTACAAAGAAGTGCTATTGAGGGCAATCGAGGCTAGCTATATTGCCAATTTGGAACTGGGAGTAGAGTATCAACTTCCTCTGTTGGGTTCCGAAGAAATGGTATCGTGA
- a CDS encoding 4-hydroxybenzoate solanesyltransferase, translating into MWRAIAQLLRWHKPAGRLILLIPALWSLVLASEGLPSLKLLGIIIVGTIATSAAGCIINDIWDRNIDPHVQRTQQRPLASRRLSVGLALGLMIIAFACAWGLTFYLTPLGYWLAVAAVPVIILYPLAKRVFPVPQLVLALAWGFAVLIPWAAVQDRLGVTTAWLWGAVVMWTLAFDTVYAMPDRPDDRRLGIHSSALFFGAHAPLAIALLYSGTILLLVGVGYSANLTWRFWLALAVSSYFWLRQSLQIYSHERRDSQTTTLPIQTYGRYFNENVWLGFLLWVGMWCPKP; encoded by the coding sequence ATGTGGCGGGCGATCGCCCAGCTATTGCGCTGGCACAAACCCGCAGGCCGCCTAATTCTCCTGATTCCGGCGCTGTGGTCACTGGTGCTAGCCAGTGAGGGACTGCCTTCTCTGAAGCTCCTTGGCATTATTATTGTGGGCACGATCGCCACCAGTGCCGCTGGCTGCATTATTAATGACATCTGGGATCGCAATATAGACCCCCACGTTCAACGCACCCAGCAGCGTCCCCTCGCGAGTCGGCGGCTTTCTGTTGGCCTTGCCCTTGGCCTGATGATCATTGCCTTTGCCTGCGCGTGGGGCTTGACCTTTTACCTGACCCCCCTAGGTTACTGGCTGGCGGTTGCCGCCGTACCGGTGATTATTCTTTATCCCCTTGCCAAGCGGGTATTTCCCGTTCCCCAGTTGGTGTTGGCACTGGCTTGGGGATTTGCGGTCTTAATTCCTTGGGCGGCTGTCCAAGATCGCTTGGGTGTAACGACGGCATGGCTGTGGGGGGCAGTGGTGATGTGGACACTGGCGTTTGATACCGTCTATGCCATGCCCGATCGCCCCGATGACCGCCGCTTGGGGATACACTCTAGCGCCCTTTTTTTTGGTGCCCATGCCCCCTTAGCGATCGCCCTCCTCTACAGCGGTACTATCCTGCTTTTGGTGGGGGTGGGCTACAGTGCTAACCTCACATGGCGATTCTGGCTCGCTTTAGCGGTCAGTAGTTACTTTTGGCTGCGCCAATCTCTGCAAATCTATAGCCACGAGCGCCGCGATAGCCAAACCACAACATTACCAATCCAGACCTATGGCCGTTACTTTAACGAAAATGTCTGGCTTGGCTTTTTACTTTGGGTGGGGATGTGGTGCCCTAAGCCTTAG